A window of the Diceros bicornis minor isolate mBicDic1 chromosome 28, mDicBic1.mat.cur, whole genome shotgun sequence genome harbors these coding sequences:
- the LOC131393739 gene encoding olfactory receptor 5C1: MTPENFTWARVVPAEFILLGITDRWDLRVTLFLVFLPVYLVSLLGNVGMVLLIRVDARLHTPMYFFLANLSLLDACYSSAIGPKMLVDLLLPHATIPYTACALQMFVFAGLADAECCLLAAMAYDRYVAVGNPLLYTTAMSRRLCLALLGASGLGGAVSAFVHTTFTFHLSFCHSREINSFFCDIPPLLAISCNDTSLNELLLFAVCGFIQTATVLVIAVSYGFIAGAVIRMHSAEGRQRAASTCGSHLTAVAMLYGTLIFVYLRPSSSYALDTNKMASLFYTLVIPAFNPLIYSLRNKEVKEALRRTWSRFCCSGWGRR; encoded by the coding sequence ATGACTCCAGAGAACTTCACCTGGGCCAGGGTGGTCCCTGCTGAATTCATCCTTCTGGGCATCACAGATCGCTGGGACCTGCGCGTGACCCTCTTCCTGGTCTTCCTGCCTGTCTACCTGGTGAGTCTGCTGGGAAATGTGGGCATGGTGCTGCTCATCCGCGTGGATGCCCGGCTCCACACACCTATGTACTTCTTCCTGGCCAATCTCTCCCTGCTGGATGCCTGCTATTCCTCTGCCATTGGCCCCAAGATGCTAGTGGACTTGCTGCTGCCCCATGCCACCATCCCTTACACAGCCTGTGCCCTCCAGATGTTTGTGTTTGCAGGGTTGGCTGATGCTGAGTGTTGCCTGTTGGCagccatggcctatgaccgctacgTGGCCGTCGgaaaccctcttctctatacaacaGCCATGTCACGGCGTCTATGCCTGGCCTTGCTGGGAGCTTCAGGCCTGGGCGGGGCAGTAAGTGCCTTTGTACACACAACTTTCACCTTCCACCTGAGCTTCTGCCACTCCCGGGAGATCAACAGCTTCTTCTGCGATATCCCTCCACTGCTGGCCATCTCCTGCAATGACACCAGTCTCAATGAACTCCTCCTCTTCGCTGTCTGCGGCTTCATCCAGACAGCCACGGTGTTGGTTATTGCCGTGTCTTACGGTTTCATTGCTGGGGCTGTGATCCGCATGCACTCTGCTGAGGGCCGTCAGCGAGCAGCCTCCACCTGTGGCTCCCACCTCACGGCTGTGGCCATGCTGTATGGGACACTCATTTTCGTGTACCTGCGTCCCAGCTCCAGCTACGCCCTGGACACCAACAAGATGGCATCGTTATTCTATACCCTGGTCATCCCAGCTTTCAACCCGCTCATCTACAGCCTCCGTAACAAGGAGGTCAAGGAGGCCCTCAGAAGGACCTGGAGCCGATTCTGCTGTTCTGGGTGGGGGCGTCGGTGA
- the LOC131393740 gene encoding olfactory receptor 1K1: MDAANESSEGASFTLLGLTTSPGQGWPLFVLFLVLYMVGILGNGLIVAAIWASPALHAPMYFLLAHLSFADLCFTSITVPKMLANLLAHNRSISLVGCLTQMYFFFALGVTDSCLLAAMAYDRYVAIRHPLHYATRMSRVMCTALVGTAWVVSHIHSLLHILLMARLSFCASHQVPHFFCDHQPLLRLSCSDTRHIQLLIFTEGAAVVVTPFLLILASYGAIAAAVLQLPSASGRLQAVSTCGSHLAVVGLFYGTVIAVYFQPTTRYEAEQGRVATVMYTVVTPMLNPVIYSLRNRDVQGAL, translated from the coding sequence ATGGATGCTGCCAACGAGTCTTCAGAGGGAGCCTCATTCACCCTACTGGGACTGACAACAAGTCCTGGACAGGGATGGCCCCTCTTTGTGCTCTTCTTGGTCCTGTACATGGTGGGCATCCTGGGTAATGGTCTCATTGTGGCTGCCATCTGGGCCAGTCCAGCCCTGCATGCACCCATGTACTTCCTGCTGGCCCATCTGTcctttgctgacctctgctttacCTCCATCACTGTGCCCAAGATGTTGGCCAACTTGTTGGCCCACAACCGCTCCATCTCCCTGGTTGGCTGCCTGACCCAGATGTACTTCTTCTTTGCCCTGGGTGTAACTGATAGCTGTCTCCTGGCCGCCATGGCCTATGATCGCTACGTGGCCATCCGGCACCCCCTCCACTATGCCACGAGGATGTCCCGGGTCATGTGCACAGCCCTGGTGGGGACTGCATGGGTGGTGTCCCACATCCACTCCCTCCTGCATATCCTGCTTATGGCCCGCCTATCCTTCTGTGCCTCCCACCAAGTGCCCCACTTCTTCTGTGACCACCAGCCTCTCTTAAGGCTCTCATGCTCTGATACCCGCCATATCCAGCTACTCATCTTCACTGAGGGGGCCGCGGTGGTGGTCACTCCATTCCTGCTCATCCTGGCCTCCTACGGGGCCATTGCAGCCGCAGTGCTCCAGCTGCCCTCAGCCTCTGGGAGGCTCCAGGCTGTGTCCACCTGTGGTTCCCACCTGGCTGTGGTGGGCCTCTTCTATGGGACAGTCATCGCAGTCTACTTCCAGCCCACAACCCGGTATGAGGCTGAGCAGGGCCGTGTGGCCACTGTCATGTACACTGTAGTCACCCCCATGCTAAACCCTGTCATCTACAGCCTCCGGAATCGCGACGTGCAGGGGGCACTCTGA